ATGGAGCCCAAGCTTTACATTTCATGGATTTCAATTTGTAGAAATTTCAGGTTTAAAAGAGGAACCTAAATTAGACTTCTTGACAGGATTGGCATTGAGTTCTGATCTAGATCAGGTTGGTCATTTTGAGTCAGACAATGCAATGCTTAATCAACTGTACAGTAATATTATCTGGACGCAACGAGCTAACTATATTGATATTCCAACTGATTGTCCTCAGAGGGATGAAAGGTTGGGCTGGACTGGTGATGCACAGGTTTATATGCGTTCAGCAATTTTCAATGCTGACGTAGCGCCATTTCACAAGAAATGGATTCAAGATTTACATGACTCCCAATGGCCAAACGGTGCATACCCCGTTTATTCACCGATGCCTGTAAATGAGCAAGGCGTAGCAGCAATACGTGCATCCGATGCTTTTTCTCCGGGATGGTCCGAAGCTGGAATCATTTGTACCTATGAAATCTTCAAAGCCTATAATGACCACCGAATCGTCCGTGAGTCCCTGCCGTTCATGAATAAGTTCATGGCTTTCCTGAAAGCAAGGACCAACGGCGGTGTCTTAAAAGAAAAATCCTTTGAAGACGTGAATCCTAAAGGCGGGTTTGGGGATTGGCTTTCGGTTGGTGAAAAAACCAGCCCTGATTTATTGGCTACTACATATTATTTCTACTGCAATAAGTTAATGGCAGAAATGTGTCGTGCAATCGGAGACCTACAGTTGGCAAATGATTATGAAAAGGAATCATTAACCGTTAAAAATGGTTTCAAAAAGCACTATATGGAAGAAAGTGGGAGGCTAAAAACTATTTCAGCACTTTATGGAAATGGAGAAGGTTACGTCGAAGGGCAAAATGGTTTTGCCGGGCATACCCAAACAGCCTATGCGAATGCCTTGTATTCCGGAATATTGAATGAAGAGGATCAAATATTAGCCGGTAAATTCCTTCGCGAATTGGTAGAAGCGAATGATAATAAGTTGACAACTGGATTTTTAGGATTCAAACCACTCTTACCTGCATTAACCTCCTCTGGATCTTCAGATAAAGCCTATCAGTTGTTGCAAAGTACAGAATATCCTTCTTTGGGATACGAAGTTGTCAATGGTGCGACCTCAATATGGGAACGCTGGGACAGTTTTACCAAGGACAAAGGATTTATTCACAATGCAGCCATGAATTCTTTTTCACACTATGCTTTTGGATCAGTGAATGAATGGATGTTTGAGAATATGTTGGGTATAAAAGCTAAGGCAAATGGCTACCAAGAAATTTATATTCAACCGGAAATAGGTAACTACGGAATAAATAAAGCCTCAGGGTCATTTAGATCTATGGCAGGAAATATTAAAAGTGGTTGGACTAAAACAAACGGCGAATTGATTCAACAAATAGAAATTCCGGTAAATGTAAAAGCTTTTTGTTTTGTTCCCGTTACAGAAACAGCAAGCATACAAATCAACGGAGAACCTATCGACAATAATAATATTGTGAAATCAATTAAGAAAATGGAAGGAAAAGTATTGGTAGAGCTGGGGTCTGGAAATTATACGATTAAATCCAAAATTTAATTCCTGTAAGATGAAACAAGTAGCATTTAAGATGAAATTGTTGGCCGGCAACGAAGAAGAATATTTGCGCCGACATCAAGAAATATGGCCGAAATTAGCCGAGTTATTAAAGCAAAATGGTATTTCTGAATACAGTATCTTCTTGGATCCTGAAACATTGGATCTGTTTGCTGTTCAAACACTCAATGAGCATTATAATGATTTAACATTGAGAGGACATCCAATCATGAAAGAATGGTGGGAATATATGAAAGATCTCATGGAAATAAATGCAGATTATTCACCCAAAACATTTCCATTAAAACAAGTATTTTACTTACCTTAGGTCATATACAATTGAACCAATCTTAGTAATACTTCTAACTTATGACTAATAAGGTAACTGATTTCTTGAAAACCATTCAGATTAGTGACTTTTCTGCCACACCTAAATATAAGCAGCTAGCCAGTGCCATAATCGATGCAGTTAAAAGCGGAACGCTGGAGAAGGATGATATGCTACCTTCCATCAACGAGCTTTCCGTCTATGTGGATATCTCTCGTGATACCGTAGAGAAGGCCTACAAATTCCTGAAAAATGCAGAAGTAATTGCTTCAATACCAGGAAAGGGCTACTATATCGCGACAACAGATGTAAAACAGAGAGTAAAGATTGCAATCCTTTTAAATAAACTGAGCGCACATAAAAAGATAGTATACGACTCATTCGCAAAGGAATTGGAAGATGATGCTGCATTAGATCTCTTCGTCTACAACTCTGATATAACCTATCTAAGAACATTATTAGGGGGACTGACCAAAACCTACGATTATTACGTTCTGTTCCCGCATTTTAAGGAAGGGAGAGATCAAGCTCCGGAGATTATTAATAAGCTCATACCGAGAGATAAGTTGGTTCTGTTAGGCAAATACGTTGATGATATCCAAGGTGACTTTGCTGCGGTCTATGAAAACTATGAGAAAGACATTTATGGTGCTCTGGAGGAAGCATTACCTTCATTAAGTAAATACCACACCCTAAACCTCATTTTTCCCGATAACAGCGATTATCCAAAAGCAATCATTAAAGGATTTTACAAATTTGCCCAACAATACGCTTTTAACCATTCATTGGTCAGTGAACTTGAAAAAGAAAAGATCGAACTCGGAACTTGTTATATCAATATTGCAGAAGATGACTTGGTCAAACTTCTCGACAAAATCATCAAGAAAAATCTTCAGATTGGAAAGGATGTAGGCGTTATTTCATATAATGAAACCCCACTCAAAAAATTTATCCTTAACGGAATCACTACGATATCAACCGACTTCGAAATGATGGGCAAAATGGCGGCAGAATTAATAAAAAACCGATCCAAAGACCATGTTGAAGTCCCTTTTTATCTGAAACAAAGACAATCAGTATAAAGCTGGAATGCGGCCGCTGAGGAACGCCGGTCGCTGAGCGTAGCCGAAGCGCCCGATCTCTAATGATAACGGATACTGCAGTCGCTGAGCACTATAGGAATGCCGGTCGCTGAGCGTAGCCGAAGCGCGGTCTCTAATCATAACGGATACTGCAGTCGCTGCGGACTATAGGACCGCCGGTCGCTGAGCGTAGCCGAAGCGCCCGGTATCTAATCAAAGCAGAAATAAAAAAGGGCGAAAATCTTCGCCCTTTTCCCTACTTCGTAGGATATTCTTTAAATATTCCTTCTACAACTTTTGGAAGGTTATTAATAGCTTTTTCAGGGTTATGGATCTCACCTGATCCTCTAGCTTGCCAGATTACCGAGTTTGTCCTGCGGTCTCTAGCTTCAATAATCAAATGTGAATAACGAACTTTTTCTTTTCCAACCGGATAAGAACGACCCCATCCGCCATAGCCCCACCAAGGGCTAAAGCCCCATGGGCCTCCCCAGCCCCAACCAGAATGTCCGTAGACCATTCTGCTTTTGTTGTTCACAATCGTAATGTAACGGAACAACAAGTCTGGATTGTCCTTGCTATAATTCATGCCCCTGGCCTCCAACTCATGATTTGCAGTAGACAAAATATTGTCCTTAGCAATATCATTGGTGAAATAATCCTTTGAAAGTGAATCTACCGGAGGTAACCAACCATAAGTTTTATATTGCGAGAAATCCAACTTTTGGACCCTCGTCATATTATATTTATAAGAGCTACAAGAACCCAACACTATGATGGCTCCTAATAGCATAACTGACCACAACTTTTTCATAAATCTCAATTTATATTGTTAGACGATTTTTCAATCAAAAAGTTTAATGCTAAAATGAATATTTTGCAACTAAAGGCATGGACCGTCCTGGACCGAATGCTTTAGGGCTAACTCGCAGGATAGGAGGAGCTTGGAATCTTTTGAATTCTGCATTGCAGAGCATTTTATATACCCTATTTACCAATGCCTCATCAAACCCTAAGTTGATAACATCATCCTTCGATTTTTCCATTTCAATCAACTGGAACAATACAGCATCCAAAATTTCATAGGCTGGCAAGGAATCTGAATCTTTTTGATCAGGTCTTAATTCAGCGGATGGTGGTTTTACAATAGTGTTGATAGGAATGATTTCTCGATCTCTATTGATATATCGTGCAAGTTCAAATGCTTGAGTCTTGTAAACATCACCAATGACACTGATTGATCCGGCCATATCGCCATACAAGGTGCCGTAACCGACAGCAGCCTCGCTTTTATTTGAAGTGTTCAGTAGAATATTGCCGAATTTATTGGAAATAGCCATCAATAATGTCCCTCGAGTTCTCGCCTGAATGTTTTCTTCCGTAGTATCATTTTCTCTGCCCTCAAAAGTCTCTGCTAAGGTGCTGTCAAAAGCTTTTGCACTATCTTTGATAGGAATTATTCGGTGCTGGCATCCCGTATTCTTAACTAGATCCAGCGCATCCTTTAAAGAATGATCCGAAGAATATACTGAAGGCATCAGAACAGAAAGCACATTCTCTGCACCTAAAGCTTCACATGCCAAAGCCGCAACCAGGGCAGAATCCAAACCGCCCGAAAGACCTAACACAGCTGTCTTAAAGCCCGATTTCTGAAAATAATCTCTTAAACCTAAAATTAGAGCATCATGAATTAATAAGATTTCTGAGGTCTTCAATTCTTGATGTGCCTCTTCAACTTCCAAATCATTATTGTTCAGCTCAACATATTGTAAGTCTTCATCAAATGCGTTTAATTCCATGATGACCTCCGCTTTTCTATTTAGAGCAAGCGATCTACCATCGAAAATAATATCGGTTTGTGCTCCAACCTGATTGACATAAATCAATGGCGCATTTGATTTGATTACATTACGTTTAAGCACGTTTTTGCGGCTTTCAAAATGTGTATATGAGAATGGAGAAGCCGCAATGTTGATAACTAAGTCAGGATTTTCCTTTGCAAGTTCGAGCATAATGTCTCCAACATAAGAATTAGGACCATCATCATCCCAAAGATCTTCACAGATCGTTAAAGCAATTGTTTTACCTTTAAAATTGATACATGAAACTATCTTGTTAGGCTCAAAATAACGATACTCATCAAAAACATCATAATCTGGCAGCAGGCTTTTTTTGGTAATGTGCTTAACTTCACCATTCTCTATCAAAACCGCTGCGTTGTATAACGATTTTCCTTCACCATCCTTATTAGGAACAGGAGCACCGATAATACAAGCGATATCCTTGCAATGTTTGGCAATAAATTCAATGCTCTGATAGCAATGTTGAAGAAAAGAAGAATTTCGAAGAAGATCCTTTGCAGGGTAGCCGCCAATTGCAAGTTCTGCAAAGACGATCAATTCCGCACCTGCGGACTTAGCTTTTTGAATGGATTCAATAATCTTTTCGTTATTCTTTTCGAAATTTCCAATATGGTAGTTGATCTGTGATAAAGCAATCTTCATATGCCTGAGTTTACAGTAAAAATAGTAATAAAATTTAGTTTTGATACAGAAGAACCATGCCAAATCAAAGTCTTAAACAAGAAAAATGAAGAATTAGATTTCTTGTTTTTAAAACACCAGGATAAATTATTGTCAATAAAAAAAAGGCAATCTATTGATTGCCTTAAAGTAAATATTACTGATTTTTTGTTGGTACTAATTTGCACTCTTCAATTTAAGTACTTCAATATTGAAGATTAAAGGAGAGTTCACAGGGATTTTTCCATTTTTATCCGGTTTATTGTCATAGCAATAAGGTGATGGGGCAATAAATCTGATTTTATTTCCAATCAAAAGGCCGTGTGGAAGAATTCCCGAAAATGCATTTGGAGAATTGTTTTCTGGATAAAATATCTGCAACCATGCTGGAATTAATCCGTTGATATCCATCTCATAATTATTTTGTGAATCAAATTCAGTTCCATTCATCAATTCACCTTTATAATTTATGGTAGCGACTACAGGCACCCAAGAGTTCCCCGTTTTAATATACTCGTATGTACTGTCAACAGTAGATTCCAAAACTTCATACCAAATGCCTGTTGTACTGTCGATTTTAGCAT
The Sphingobacterium daejeonense genome window above contains:
- a CDS encoding alpha-L-rhamnosidase — its product is MNLHTFYKITSFCCLVFFSLLNIAFGQINPTYLRTEYKVNPFVEEAKPRLSWELEGKGFNKSQSAYQIMVASSEGLLEKNKADLWDSKKVSGNNTNQIEYSGKSIASGQRVYWKVKAWDEKDKEGKWSEIQSWELAKPDANDWQAKWIGIDLNQLAEKGEYHLPPSPYLRKQANLSKKIKSARLYISSLGLHNFYINGEKIGKDFFASGWTDYNKRVYYNVYDVSDKLKAGENVFGAILSNGWYAGYLGYALLVGSPQVKQFYGKFPLLKAQVEVQYEDGSKEQIITDGSWKTSTGAILESDFLEGEKHDARLEPIDWDKVDFDDSKWKNIQVFEDKPGQLLQLYPSNPVRVVEELKAKSIKKIAEGKYIVDFGQNFAGNIHLKLRGKLGDSLVFRYGEMLFPDGSLMVDNLRKARATDTYIFKGDKVEEWSPSFTFHGFQFVEISGLKEEPKLDFLTGLALSSDLDQVGHFESDNAMLNQLYSNIIWTQRANYIDIPTDCPQRDERLGWTGDAQVYMRSAIFNADVAPFHKKWIQDLHDSQWPNGAYPVYSPMPVNEQGVAAIRASDAFSPGWSEAGIICTYEIFKAYNDHRIVRESLPFMNKFMAFLKARTNGGVLKEKSFEDVNPKGGFGDWLSVGEKTSPDLLATTYYFYCNKLMAEMCRAIGDLQLANDYEKESLTVKNGFKKHYMEESGRLKTISALYGNGEGYVEGQNGFAGHTQTAYANALYSGILNEEDQILAGKFLRELVEANDNKLTTGFLGFKPLLPALTSSGSSDKAYQLLQSTEYPSLGYEVVNGATSIWERWDSFTKDKGFIHNAAMNSFSHYAFGSVNEWMFENMLGIKAKANGYQEIYIQPEIGNYGINKASGSFRSMAGNIKSGWTKTNGELIQQIEIPVNVKAFCFVPVTETASIQINGEPIDNNNIVKSIKKMEGKVLVELGSGNYTIKSKI
- a CDS encoding L-rhamnose mutarotase, encoding MKQVAFKMKLLAGNEEEYLRRHQEIWPKLAELLKQNGISEYSIFLDPETLDLFAVQTLNEHYNDLTLRGHPIMKEWWEYMKDLMEINADYSPKTFPLKQVFYLP
- a CDS encoding GntR family transcriptional regulator; this encodes MTNKVTDFLKTIQISDFSATPKYKQLASAIIDAVKSGTLEKDDMLPSINELSVYVDISRDTVEKAYKFLKNAEVIASIPGKGYYIATTDVKQRVKIAILLNKLSAHKKIVYDSFAKELEDDAALDLFVYNSDITYLRTLLGGLTKTYDYYVLFPHFKEGRDQAPEIINKLIPRDKLVLLGKYVDDIQGDFAAVYENYEKDIYGALEEALPSLSKYHTLNLIFPDNSDYPKAIIKGFYKFAQQYAFNHSLVSELEKEKIELGTCYINIAEDDLVKLLDKIIKKNLQIGKDVGVISYNETPLKKFILNGITTISTDFEMMGKMAAELIKNRSKDHVEVPFYLKQRQSV
- a CDS encoding DUF4136 domain-containing protein: MKKLWSVMLLGAIIVLGSCSSYKYNMTRVQKLDFSQYKTYGWLPPVDSLSKDYFTNDIAKDNILSTANHELEARGMNYSKDNPDLLFRYITIVNNKSRMVYGHSGWGWGGPWGFSPWWGYGGWGRSYPVGKEKVRYSHLIIEARDRRTNSVIWQARGSGEIHNPEKAINNLPKVVEGIFKEYPTK
- a CDS encoding NAD+ synthase, giving the protein MKIALSQINYHIGNFEKNNEKIIESIQKAKSAGAELIVFAELAIGGYPAKDLLRNSSFLQHCYQSIEFIAKHCKDIACIIGAPVPNKDGEGKSLYNAAVLIENGEVKHITKKSLLPDYDVFDEYRYFEPNKIVSCINFKGKTIALTICEDLWDDDGPNSYVGDIMLELAKENPDLVINIAASPFSYTHFESRKNVLKRNVIKSNAPLIYVNQVGAQTDIIFDGRSLALNRKAEVIMELNAFDEDLQYVELNNNDLEVEEAHQELKTSEILLIHDALILGLRDYFQKSGFKTAVLGLSGGLDSALVAALACEALGAENVLSVLMPSVYSSDHSLKDALDLVKNTGCQHRIIPIKDSAKAFDSTLAETFEGRENDTTEENIQARTRGTLLMAISNKFGNILLNTSNKSEAAVGYGTLYGDMAGSISVIGDVYKTQAFELARYINRDREIIPINTIVKPPSAELRPDQKDSDSLPAYEILDAVLFQLIEMEKSKDDVINLGFDEALVNRVYKMLCNAEFKRFQAPPILRVSPKAFGPGRSMPLVAKYSF
- a CDS encoding FKBP-type peptidyl-prolyl cis-trans isomerase, with translation MKNLKLLFIAFLAITTISSCSKDSDNGLGDYEENLKRIDSILKAQAPILKEYAEQNFGENAKIDSTTGIWYEVLESTVDSTYEYIKTGNSWVPVVATINYKGELMNGTEFDSQNNYEMDINGLIPAWLQIFYPENNSPNAFSGILPHGLLIGNKIRFIAPSPYCYDNKPDKNGKIPVNSPLIFNIEVLKLKSAN